A window of the Henckelia pumila isolate YLH828 chromosome 3, ASM3356847v2, whole genome shotgun sequence genome harbors these coding sequences:
- the LOC140893001 gene encoding putative callose synthase 8 isoform X2 has protein sequence MAEIVLAEPTNDPNQNSAGTSSRRVYDTAGTRPFIRSLTLGREHVPEPFDSEKLPVTLVSEIQKFLRVANQIEVEEPRVAYLCRFHAFEVAHNLDRNSSGRGVRQFKTSLLQRLEQDEEVTIRKRKEKSDLRELRRVYRQYKDYIIKHGGEYTLENRERLIRARAIASILFEVLNTVTSAAGSQALAEAENARSEFYVPHNILPLDQGGIPHAIMQLPEIKAAVAAVRNVRGLPFLDDARLDLFDWLQFCFGFQKGNVANQREHLILLLANTHVRHCNKQSSKLVDEALDALMNKFFKNYTEWCKFLNRKSNIWLPYLKQESQQYKLLYIALYLLIWGEAANLRFMPECLCFIFHHMASELHGMLSGAVSMITGERVTPAYGGGSETFLNHEAMKNRNGTTDHSTWRNYDDLNEFFWSPDCFGIGWPMRLDHDFFYVDSSNNDKTKKSRAPHETREEAQRENNEDDEMEGNSPAIADEIRERMWLGKTNFAEIRSFWQIFRSFDRMWSFLILSLQAMIIMACHDLESPIQVFDAAILEDVMSIFITSAVLKLIQAILDIVFTWKTRRTMDIAHRRKDVLKMVMAVMWTIILPIFYAKSRGKYTCYSTRNGSWLGEWCYSSYMIAVAFYLTSNAVNMVLFLVPAVGRYIETSNTQMCTLLSWWTRPRLYIGRGMQESQVSLLKYTLFWMLLLLSKFSFSYTFEIKPLISPTRQIMRIGIKNYDWHELFPKVKSNACAIAAIWSPIILVYFMDAQIWYSVYCAVFGGVYGILHHLGEIRTQGMLRSKFDTLSSAFNVCLMPPQTKDNKEWITDWLCHPGFLKDLENKKGGVIKFVLVWNQIISSFRDEDLISNREMDLMTIPMSSELYSGRVYWPVFLLANKLSTALSIARDFVGKYDSLLNKIRKDNHMYLVVIECYESLKYILDILVVGDLERRIISGIIDEIEESIAKSSLLEDLHVNKVPDLHAKCIDLVELLVDGNEDHHYKVVKVLQDIFELVTVDLLVNGSRTVDLLHAYQQLEGHETEFFSHLEPELFASSHSIHFPLPDSDPLIEKIKRFHLLLTVKDKAMYIPSNLDARRRISFFATSLFMKMPKAPKVRSMLSFSVLTPHFMEEVKFSKKELHSAKEGVSINFYMQRIYPDEWENFLERIGNEKSDSVNDEINEEDLRDWASFRGQTLSRTVRGMMYYRKALKLQAFLDMTEDDDILQSYDAIDKENDTLSAQLDALADMKFTHVVSCQIYGSQKSCGDPQAQDILELMIRYPALRVAYVEEKEEIVSGITRKVYSSILVKAVNGFDQEIYRIKLPGSPNIGEGKPENQNHSIIFTRGEALQAIDMNQDNYLEESLKMRNLLQEFQGVQGRRPTILGMREHIFTGSVSSLAWFMSYQETSFVTIGQRILANPLRVRFHYGHPDLFDRIFHLTRGGISKASKTINLSEDVYAGFNTTLRKGYVTYHEYIQVGKGRDVGLNQISKFEAKVANGNSEQTLSRDIYRLGRRFDFFRMLSCYFTTVGFYFNSLISVIAVYVFLYGQLYLVLSGLQRALLVEAKVRNIRSLETALASQSFIQLGLLTGLPMVIEIGLERGFLNAIKDFVLMQLQLASVFFTFSYGTKSHYYGRTILHGGAKYRPTGRKVVVFHSSFTENYRLYSRSHFVKGFELLLLLIVYDLFRRSYESSMTYVLITYAIWFMSMTWLFAPFLFNPSGFDWGKIVDDWTDWNKWIKQQGGIGIQQDKSWHSWWNEEQAHLRHSGITSLLIELLLSLRFFIYQYGLVYHLDISGHNKNFIVYVLSWVVIVVIFLLLKAVNLGRQYLSANFHMAFRLFKVILFLGVVATIVTLSFICHLSMKDLIICCLAFLPTGWGLILVSQTLRPKMECIGLWDFTRVFARAYDFGMGVLLFFPVAVLAWLPIISAFQTRFLFNEAFSRRLQIQLILAGKKKKRS, from the exons ATGGCAGAAATTGTTCTTGCAGAACCCACAAATGATCCAAACCAAAATTCCGCAGGCACCAGCAGTAGAAGAGTGTATGATACTGCTGGTACTAGGCCATTTATAAGATCGCTCACTCTAGGCCGCGAGCATGTGCCCGAGCCCTTTGATAGCGAGAAGCTGCCTGTTACTTTGGTTTCGGAGATTCAGAAATTTCTTCGTGTGGCCAATCAGATTGAAGTCGAAGAGCCCCGTGTTGCTTATTTAT GTCGATTTCATGCCTTTGAAGTTGCACATAACTTGGACAGAAATTCAAGTGGTCGAGGGGTTCGACAGTTCAAAACTTCTCTCCTTCAGCGGCTTGAACAG GATGAAGAAGTTACAATCaggaaaaggaaagaaaagagtGATTTACGTGAATTAAGACGTGTATATAGACAGTATAAAGACTATATCATCAAACATGGTGGAGAATATACTTTGGAGAATAG AGAGAGGTTGATCAGAGCACGTGCCATTGCGTCGATTTTATTTGAAGTATTAAACACGGTCACTTCAGCTGCAGGTTCACAG GCCCTTGCTGAGGCTGAAAACGCAAGATCTGAATTCTATGTGCCACATAACATTCTTCCTCTTGACCAAGGAGGCATTCCACATGCGATAATGCAACTTCCTGAG ATTAAAGCTGCAGTGGCTGCTGTCCGTAATGTTCGAGGTTTGCCTTTCCTGGATGATGCCAGACTCGACTTGTTTGATTGGCTTCAGTTTTGCTTCGGATTTCAG AAGGGAAATGTTGCCAACCAAAGAGAACATTTAATTCTCCTACTTGCCAACACGCATGTTCGGCATTGTAATAAACAATCATCAAAG TTAGTTGATGAAGCTCTGGATGCACTGATGaataaattctttaaaaattacACAGAGTGGTGCAAGTTTCTGAACAGAAAAAGCAACATTTG GTTGCCATATTTAAAACAGGAATCACAACAGTATAAACTTTTATATATTGCACTTTACCTGTTAATATGGGGAGAAGCAGCAAACTTAAGATTCATGCCAGAATGCTTGTGCTTCATATTCCACCAC ATGGCAAGTGAATTGCATGGAATGCTGAGTGGTGCAGTGAGTATGATAACAGGAGAAAGAGTCACACCAGCATATGGAGGAGGATCAGAAACTTTTCTTAACCAT GAAGCTATGAAAAACAGAAATGGAACAACCGATCATTCAACATGGAGGAACTATGATGACCTAAATGAGTTTTTCTG GTCTCCAGATTGCTTTGGGATAGGTTGGCCCATGCGCCTGGaccatgattttttttatgtagACTCTTCGAATAATGATAAGACGAAGAAATCCCGAGCACCCCATGAGACTCGTGAGGAAGCCCAAAGAGAGAACAATGAAGATGATGAAATGGAA GGCAATTCTCCAGCCATTGCAGATGAGATCCGGGAGCGAATGTGGCTTGGGAAGACAAATTTTGCAGAAATACGTTCTTTTTGGCAGATTTTCAGAAGCTTTGATAGAATGTGGAGCTTCCTTATTTTATCCCTCCAG GCAATGATAATTATGGCTTGTCATGATTTGGAATCTCCTATACAAGTATTTGATGCGGCAATACTGGAGGACGTTATGAGCATATTCATTACATCAGCAGTTCTTAAGCTCATCCAAG CTATTTTAGACATCGTTTTCACATGGAAAACTAGAAGAACTATGGACATTGCTCATCGCAGAAAAGACGTGCTGAAGATGGTAATGGCAGTAATGTGGACAATCATTCTTCCAATATTTTATGCTAAATCTAGAGGAAAATACACCTGCTACTCTACACGGAATGGAAGCTGGCTGGGAGAGTGGTGCTATTCTTCCTACATGATAGCAGTTGCTTTTTACTTGACCAGTAATGCAGTCAATATGGTTCTTTTTCTTGTCCCTGCGGTTGGAAGATATATCGAGACATCCAATACGCAAATGTGTACTCTGCTGTCTTGGTGGACACGG CCTAGGTTATATATTGGAAGAGGAATGCAGGAGAGCCAAGTATCCCTCCTGAA GTACACATTGTTTTGGATGCTTTTGTTGCTAAGCAAATTTTCGTTCAGCTATACATTTGAG ATCAAGCCACTAATATCACCAACAAGACAGATCATGAGAATTGGGATTAAAAACTATGACTGGCACGAGCTTTTCCCTAAAG TCAAGAGCAACGCCTGCGCAATTGCAGCTATTTGGTCTCCGATTATCCTT GTATACTTCATGGATGCACAAATATGGTATTCTGTCTACTGTGCTGTTTTTGGTGGAGTCTATGGAATTCTGCACCATCTTGGTGAA ATTCGTACTCAAGGGATGTTGCGAAGTAAATTTGACACTTTGTCTTCTGCATTCAATGTCTGCCTTATGCCACCGCAAACAAAAGACAATAAAGAATGGATCACAGATTGGCTCTGCCACCCTGGATTTCTGAAG GATTTAGAGAACAAGAAAGGCGGAGTTATAAAGTTTGTTCTTGTATGGAACCAAATTATAAGTAGCTTTCGCGATGAGGATCTAATAAGCAACAG GGAAATGGATTTAATGACAATACCCATGTCTTCCGAGTTATATTCAGGCCGGGTCTATTGGCCTGTTTTCCTCTTAGCTAATAAG TTATCGACAGCACTTAGCATTGCCAGAGATTTTGTGGGAAAATATGACTCTCTCTTGAATAAGATTAGAAAGGATAACCACATGTACTTGGTTGTGATTGAATGTTATGAATCACTGAAGTACATATTGGATATCCTTGTGGTGGGTGACCTAGAGAGAAG AATAATATCAGGTATAATCGATGAAATTGAGGAAAGTATTGCAAAGTCATCTCTCCTCGAGGACTTACACGTAAATAAAGTACCAGATTTACATGCTAAATGTATTGACTTGGTCGAGCTTCTG GTTGATGGTAATGAAGATCATCATTACAAAGTTGTGAAGGTGCTTCAAGATATCTTTGAGCTTGTAACTGTTGATTTGTTGGTAAATGGTTCCAG AACGGTGGATCTGCTCCACGCGTACCAGCAACTAGAAGGACACGAAACTGAATTTTTTAGCCACTTGGAGCCAGAATTATTTGCATCGAGTCATTCCATTCATTTCCCATTGCCAGATTCCGATCCTTTGATAGAAAAG ATTAAGCGTTTTCATTTGTTGCTTACTGTCAAAGACAAAGCTATGTATATACCTTCAAACTTGGACGCTCGTAGACGGATTTCTTTTTTTGCAACGTCTCTCTTTATGAAAATGCCTAAAGCTCCAAAAGTGCGCAGTATGTTGTCATTCAG TGTTCTAACACCCCACTTCATGGAAGAAGTTAAGTTCTCGAAGAAGGAGCTTCATTCAGCTAAGGAAGGGGTTTCAATTAACTTTTATATGCAAAGGATATATCCAG ATGAATGGGAAAATTTTCTCGAACGGATAGGCAATGAAAAATCAGACAGTGTAAATGATGAAATCAATGAAGAAGATTTAAGAGACTGGGCTTCTTTCCGAGGGCAAACGCTGAGCAGGACTG TTAGAGGAATGATGTATTACAGGAAGGCCCTCAAATTACAAGCTTTTCTAGATATGACCGAGGATGATG ACATTCTCCAAAGTTACGACGCAATTGATAAGGAAAACGATACATTATCAGCACAACTTGATGCCTTAGCAGACATGAAATTTACCCATGTTGTTTCGTGTCAAATATACGGATCCCAAAAATCCTGTGGAGACCCTCAGGCCCAAGACATACTTGAGTTGATGATAAG ATATCCTGCTCTGCGTGTTGCGTATGTTGAAGAGAAAGAAGAGATTGTGAGTGGTATAACTCGGAAAGTATATTCTTCTATATTAGTCAAAGCTGTCAATGGATTTGATCAG GAGATTTATCGCATAAAACTTCCAGGATCACCAAATATAGGAGAAGGAAAACCCGAGAATCAAAATCATTCGATAATTTTCACACGTGGTGAAGCTCTGCAAGCAATTGATATGAATCAG GATAATTACCTTGAGGAATCTCTCAAAATGAGAAATCTATTGCAAGAATTTCAAGGAGTTCAGGGAAGGAGGCCTACAATTCTTGGCATGAGAGAGCACATATTCACCGGAAG TGTTTCTTCTTTGGCATGGTTTATGTCTTACCAAGAAACCAGCTTTGTCACAATTGGCCAAAGAATTCTAGCAAATCCGCTCAG GGTTCGATTCCATTATGGACATCCTGATTTATTTGACAGAATATTTCACTTGACGAGAGGTGGCATTAGCAAGGcatcaaaaacaattaatttgaGTGAGGATGTATATGCAG GATTCAATACTACACTGCGAAAGGGATATGTTACATATCATGAATATATTCAAGTTGGGAAAGGCCGTGACGTTGGACTGAAccaaatttcaaaattcgaaGCCAAAGTGGCAAACGGGAACAGTGAGCAAACTCTTAGTCGTGATATTTACCGCCTTGGACGTAGATTTGACTTCTTTCGGATGCTTTCTTGTTATTTCACCACTGTTGGGTTTTATTTTAACAGCCTT ATATCCGTGATTGCAGTATATGTGTTTCTCTATGGACAGCTTTACCTGGTACTAAGTGGTCTTCAAAGAGCCCTTCTGGTAGAGGCTAAAGTGAGAAACATCAGATCGTTGGAAACAGCTTTGGCCTCCCAATCATTTATACAACTTGGGCTCTTAACAGGTTTGCCAATGGTTATAGAGATAGGACTTGAGAGAGGATTCCTTAACGCCATTAAAGATTTTGTTCTCATGCAACTGCAGTTAGCTTCTGTTTTCTTTACCTTTTCTTATGGGACAAAATCTCATTACTATGGCCGAACAATACTTCATGGGGGAGCCAAGTATAGACCCACTGGACGTAAAGTGGTGGTTTTCCATTCCAGCTTTACTGAAAACTATAGATTATATTCACGGAGTCACTTTGTTAAAGGGTTCGAGCTTTTGCTGCTTCTTATTGTTTATGATTTGTTTAGACGGTCCTACGAGAGCAGCATGACATACGTGTTGATAACATATGCAATCTGGTTCATGTCAATGACTTGGCTCTTTGCACCATTTTTGTTTAATCCTTCTGGATTTGACTGGGGGAAGATAGTAGACGACTGGACAGATTGGAATAAATGGATCAAACAGCAGGGTGGAATAGGAATCCAGCAAGATAAAAGCTGGCATTCTTGGTGGAATGAAGAACAAGCTCACCTTCGTCACTCTGGGATCACTTCCCTGTTAATAGAATTACTTCTCTCTCTGAGATTTTTCATTTACCAATATGGTTTGGTATATCACCTCGATATATCTGGACATAACAAGAATTTTATCGTGTATGTGCTATCGTGGGTGGTTATAGTCGTGATCTTTCTGCTACTCAAG GCCGTGAACTTGGGGAGGCAATATCTCAGTGCCAATTTTCACATGGCATTCCGGCTGTTCAAAGTCATCCTTTTCTTGGGTGTTGTGGCAACAATAGTAACACTTTCGTTCATATGCCATTTATCTATGAAAGATTTGATCATTTGTTGCCTTGCTTTTCTGCCAACTGGTTGGGGCTTGATATTG GTTTCACAAACTCTGAGGCCTAAGATGGAGTGTATTGGCTTGTGggacttcactcgtgtgtttgCCCGAGCTTACGATTTTGGCATGGGCGTACTTCTTTTCTTTCCTGTAGCTGTCTTAGCATGGCTCCCGATAATATCTGCTTTTCAAACTCGTTTCCTTTTCAATGAGGCATTCAGCAGGAGGCTACAGATTCAGCTAATTCTTGCTGGAAAGAAGAAAAAACGTAGTTGA